One genomic segment of Bifidobacterium breve DSM 20213 = JCM 1192 includes these proteins:
- a CDS encoding methionine ABC transporter permease, translating into MITLANPRSDWTVLRPLLFESVGQTLTMVLITLVVGGLLGLILGVVLYGTRPGNLFENAIVYRILDVIVNIVRPIPFIIFLAAMQPLTIVVVGTSIGTVAAIFPMVVMCTFATSRLVEQNLVPVDPGVIEAARSMGASKFTIIRTVLIPEALAPLILAYAFLFIGVLDMSAMAGYIGGGGLGNFAIAYGYQKFDQTVTWTAVIIMIVLVQVVQGIANAIAKRLLKRQQ; encoded by the coding sequence ATGATTACCCTTGCCAACCCCCGTAGCGATTGGACTGTGCTGCGCCCGCTCCTGTTTGAATCTGTCGGTCAGACGCTGACGATGGTGCTTATCACTCTTGTCGTAGGAGGACTTCTTGGATTGATTCTTGGTGTGGTGCTCTATGGCACGCGTCCAGGCAATTTGTTTGAGAACGCCATCGTCTACCGGATTCTCGACGTGATCGTCAATATCGTCCGCCCGATCCCGTTCATCATCTTCCTGGCCGCCATGCAGCCGTTGACCATTGTGGTGGTCGGCACCTCCATCGGTACCGTGGCCGCCATCTTCCCGATGGTGGTGATGTGCACTTTTGCCACATCTCGTCTGGTTGAGCAGAATCTTGTTCCGGTCGATCCCGGCGTCATTGAGGCGGCGCGTTCGATGGGCGCCAGCAAATTCACCATCATCCGTACCGTGCTGATTCCCGAGGCCTTGGCCCCGTTGATTCTGGCCTATGCGTTCCTGTTCATCGGCGTGCTCGACATGTCTGCCATGGCCGGATACATCGGTGGCGGCGGACTTGGTAACTTCGCCATCGCTTACGGTTATCAGAAGTTCGACCAGACCGTCACATGGACGGCAGTGATCATCATGATCGTGCTGGTGCAGGTGGTGCAGGGCATCGCCAACGCCATTGCCAAGCGTCTGCTCAAGCGGCAGCAATGA
- a CDS encoding NAD+ synthase, with translation MTQLRFALAQIDTCVGALDANAAKVLDYSRKAAAGDAQVAVFPEMTLTGYPIEDLALRRTFRQAAWDKANELAGQLQDEGLGHLFVVVGTVGTDRETSKPRNRLVVLHEGVVWTGYDKHFLPNYGVFDEFRIFSAGNRSVTLEVNGTTIGVAICEDIWQDGGPVAELATKNIDLLLTINGSPYEEGKTNTRFELAQRRAAEVNAPLIYLNQVGGQDDLVFDGGSFVVDADGTLLERSPMFMEDLTFWDFDAAADHQTKSTIVAELDPDEEVYTACVLGLKDYMAKNHFNGVTLGLSGGIDSALVAAMAADACGGENVWGISMPSMYSSDGSKDDAADLAANIGAHYEVQPIEPLFVAYQQQLDLDGVAAENLQARIRGVIVMASSNSRGLLAVATGNKSELACGYSTIYGDAVGGYAPIKDLLKTRVWEISRWRNKAAAAGVGIGGLKIVGNEEGNAGIPLKNGVMIPVSSIEKAPSAELRPGQKDSDSLPEYALLDKVLAAYIEHAHGRADLLADGFDEATVDTVMRLVDRAEWKRRQYPLGPKVTALAFGRDRRLPITNAFRE, from the coding sequence ATGACACAGCTTCGCTTCGCACTCGCCCAGATTGACACTTGCGTCGGTGCGCTCGACGCCAACGCCGCCAAAGTGCTCGACTATTCCCGCAAGGCCGCTGCTGGGGACGCTCAAGTAGCGGTATTCCCGGAAATGACGCTCACCGGATATCCCATTGAGGATTTGGCTTTGCGCCGCACCTTCCGCCAGGCCGCGTGGGACAAGGCCAATGAACTGGCCGGTCAGCTTCAGGACGAAGGTCTTGGCCATTTGTTCGTGGTGGTCGGCACTGTGGGTACCGATCGGGAAACCAGCAAGCCGCGTAACCGTCTGGTGGTGCTGCATGAGGGCGTGGTCTGGACCGGCTATGACAAGCACTTCCTGCCCAACTACGGCGTATTCGATGAGTTCCGCATCTTCTCCGCAGGAAACCGTTCCGTGACCCTCGAGGTGAATGGCACCACTATCGGCGTGGCCATTTGCGAGGATATCTGGCAGGACGGCGGCCCGGTGGCTGAACTCGCCACCAAAAACATCGACTTGCTGTTGACCATTAATGGCTCTCCGTATGAAGAAGGCAAGACCAACACTCGTTTTGAACTGGCGCAACGCCGTGCTGCCGAGGTCAACGCTCCGCTTATTTATCTGAATCAGGTGGGCGGTCAGGATGATTTGGTGTTCGACGGCGGTAGCTTCGTGGTAGATGCGGACGGTACGTTGCTCGAGCGCAGCCCGATGTTTATGGAAGACCTCACGTTCTGGGATTTCGACGCCGCTGCCGACCATCAGACCAAATCCACCATCGTGGCCGAACTTGACCCGGACGAAGAGGTGTACACCGCTTGCGTGCTTGGCCTCAAGGATTACATGGCCAAGAACCATTTCAACGGTGTGACGCTAGGGCTTTCCGGCGGCATCGATTCCGCGTTGGTGGCCGCTATGGCCGCCGATGCCTGCGGCGGCGAGAACGTCTGGGGCATCTCCATGCCGTCCATGTACTCCTCTGATGGCTCCAAAGACGATGCTGCAGATCTGGCCGCCAACATCGGTGCGCACTATGAGGTTCAGCCCATTGAGCCGCTGTTCGTCGCATACCAGCAGCAGCTTGATCTCGATGGCGTGGCCGCAGAAAACCTGCAGGCTCGCATTCGCGGCGTCATCGTGATGGCAAGCTCCAATTCACGTGGTCTGCTTGCCGTGGCCACCGGCAACAAATCCGAACTGGCGTGCGGCTATTCGACCATCTATGGCGATGCGGTCGGTGGCTATGCGCCAATAAAGGATTTGCTGAAGACCCGTGTCTGGGAGATCAGCCGTTGGCGCAACAAGGCCGCAGCTGCGGGCGTTGGCATCGGCGGGCTCAAGATTGTAGGCAATGAGGAAGGCAATGCGGGCATTCCTTTGAAGAATGGCGTGATGATTCCGGTCTCGTCCATCGAAAAGGCACCCTCGGCCGAATTGCGCCCAGGCCAGAAGGATTCCGATTCGTTGCCTGAATATGCATTGCTTGACAAGGTGCTGGCCGCCTATATCGAACATGCCCACGGCCGTGCAGACCTGTTGGCCGACGGATTCGATGAGGCCACGGTGGACACCGTGATGCGTTTGGTCGATCGCGCAGAGTGGAAACGCCGACAATACCCGCTGGGTCCCAAGGTCACAGCTCTTGCCTTCGGGCGCGATCGTCGTCTGCCCATCACCAACGCATTCCGTGAATAG
- a CDS encoding M20 metallopeptidase family protein: MSEHIDIDHELIAIRHYLHAHPERSFQEFDTSIYLTDQLKAHGIEILPNSMETGVVGLIQGEAGPGPRIGLRADIDGLPIVEDSGLEFSSVNKGVMHGCGHDLHMTGLLGAAFWLANHRDKFAGSIKILFQPSEETGQGARAMIDAGLVDDVDAIIGTHNNPNYAPGQLAIGVEPMMAGCVKFHVTLHAQGTHAAYPYKGTGPLEALASMILSLQTIVSRNVTPFHPLVLSVTEVHGGDVWNVVPAEAGFQGTVRYFHKEDGNLVGRRFKEVVEHTAEAYGITADVDWNDFQDPLVSNPSLAKAVAADVNDYAQLEPIRPSMAGEDFCEFAKVTLPVFAFVGSNGQEGCADWHSPHFVGLDESIPTFVNFYVNAALRVLNELR, from the coding sequence ATGAGTGAACATATCGATATCGACCACGAACTCATTGCCATCCGTCACTATCTGCACGCCCACCCCGAGCGCAGTTTTCAGGAATTCGACACTAGTATCTACCTGACCGACCAGCTCAAGGCGCACGGCATCGAAATCCTGCCCAACTCCATGGAAACTGGTGTGGTGGGTCTTATCCAAGGGGAAGCCGGGCCCGGGCCACGCATCGGATTGCGCGCGGACATCGACGGCTTGCCCATTGTGGAGGATTCCGGGTTGGAATTCAGCTCCGTCAACAAAGGCGTGATGCACGGCTGCGGCCATGACCTGCACATGACCGGTCTGCTCGGAGCCGCCTTCTGGCTTGCCAATCACCGCGACAAATTCGCCGGCTCCATCAAGATCCTGTTCCAGCCCAGTGAGGAGACGGGGCAGGGTGCCCGTGCGATGATTGACGCCGGCTTGGTGGATGACGTCGATGCCATCATCGGTACCCACAACAACCCGAACTATGCCCCTGGTCAGCTTGCCATCGGTGTTGAACCGATGATGGCTGGCTGTGTGAAATTCCATGTGACGCTCCACGCTCAGGGGACGCATGCCGCCTACCCGTACAAAGGCACCGGCCCGCTTGAGGCGCTTGCCAGTATGATTTTGAGCCTACAGACCATCGTGAGCCGCAATGTGACGCCCTTCCATCCGCTGGTGCTGTCCGTCACGGAAGTGCATGGCGGCGACGTGTGGAACGTGGTGCCCGCCGAAGCCGGTTTCCAAGGCACGGTGCGTTACTTCCATAAGGAAGATGGCAATCTGGTGGGTCGTCGATTCAAGGAGGTCGTTGAACATACGGCTGAGGCGTACGGTATTACGGCCGATGTGGACTGGAACGATTTTCAGGATCCATTGGTCTCCAATCCGTCCCTCGCCAAGGCCGTGGCCGCCGACGTCAACGATTATGCGCAGCTTGAGCCGATTCGTCCGTCAATGGCGGGGGAGGACTTCTGCGAGTTTGCAAAAGTCACGTTGCCGGTGTTTGCGTTCGTGGGCTCAAACGGCCAAGAGGGTTGCGCCGACTGGCACAGCCCGCACTTCGTGGGTCTGGATGAATCCATCCCCACGTTCGTCAACTTCTATGTCAACGCCGCCCTGCGCGTACTCAACGAATTGAGGTAA
- a CDS encoding methionine ABC transporter ATP-binding protein, with amino-acid sequence MSDPIITFDHVVKEFKIRGRKAETARAVNDVSLSIDRGDIFGIIGYSGAGKSTLVRLINALERPTSGTVTVLGTDITALNESKLRPIRQKIGMIFQQFNLFSTKTVSQNIAYPLQLDHWRKDYQDRRVKELLEFVGLAEHADKYPSQLSGGQKQRVGIARALATNPEILLADEATSALDPETTTEVLALLKRVNEEFGITIVLITHQMNVVQQIANRVAVMSSGRVVESGDVYDVFAAPRQPVTKRFIATALSGLPEESRVERLHGEWSGRIVTVLIRQKDVSDDHGRTLHASGQNISELIAKYGVESSLLYGGIDTVKGSAIGAITYEFNGPGWHVDEFLRELAQHSDVIDFGTAEKPVAYADAVANHIAGAEAAIANQQSVSQDESAEISASHEGANA; translated from the coding sequence GTGAGCGACCCCATCATCACTTTTGATCACGTGGTCAAAGAGTTCAAGATACGAGGACGAAAGGCCGAGACCGCGCGAGCCGTGAATGATGTCAGCCTGAGCATTGACCGTGGCGACATTTTCGGCATCATCGGCTATTCCGGTGCCGGCAAATCCACTCTGGTGAGGCTGATCAACGCACTGGAGCGTCCCACTTCCGGCACGGTGACCGTGCTCGGTACCGACATCACGGCACTGAACGAGAGCAAGTTGCGCCCTATCAGGCAGAAAATCGGCATGATTTTCCAGCAGTTCAACCTGTTCTCCACCAAAACGGTGTCGCAAAACATCGCTTATCCGCTTCAGCTTGATCATTGGCGCAAGGACTATCAGGATCGGCGCGTCAAAGAGCTCCTGGAATTCGTGGGATTGGCCGAGCATGCGGATAAGTACCCCTCACAGCTGTCCGGTGGTCAGAAACAACGTGTCGGCATTGCTCGCGCGCTAGCCACCAATCCGGAAATCCTGCTCGCGGATGAGGCTACCAGCGCGCTCGACCCTGAAACCACCACCGAGGTACTGGCGTTGCTCAAGCGAGTGAATGAGGAATTCGGCATCACCATCGTGCTGATCACTCACCAGATGAACGTGGTCCAGCAGATTGCCAACCGTGTGGCGGTTATGAGTTCCGGACGCGTGGTCGAATCCGGTGACGTGTACGACGTATTCGCCGCGCCTCGCCAGCCAGTCACCAAACGGTTCATTGCCACCGCTTTGTCGGGGCTTCCTGAGGAAAGCCGTGTCGAACGTCTGCATGGCGAGTGGTCGGGACGCATTGTCACCGTACTCATCCGGCAAAAGGATGTCTCTGATGACCATGGGCGCACATTGCATGCCTCAGGGCAGAACATTTCAGAGCTGATCGCCAAATATGGTGTGGAATCCAGTCTGCTGTATGGCGGCATCGATACGGTCAAGGGATCGGCTATCGGCGCAATCACCTATGAATTCAACGGCCCTGGATGGCATGTGGACGAGTTTTTGCGTGAACTCGCGCAACACAGCGATGTCATTGATTTCGGCACCGCCGAGAAACCAGTGGCATACGCTGATGCGGTCGCCAATCATATTGCCGGTGCCGAAGCGGCCATAGCCAACCAGCAATCCGTGAGCCAGGATGAGTCGGCGGAAATCTCCGCCAGCCATGAAGGAGCCAACGCATGA